Part of the Thermococcus barossii genome is shown below.
CGGCCTCATTCCTGGCTCAAGCAAGGTCATAGCGGTGAGCAAGAGCCCCGAGACGCGCTTGATAAGTGACTCCAGCGGCGGAGACGCCTTCGGGCCCAAGCTCAAGGGTCACTTCGATGCGCTGGTCATAGAGGGAAAGGCCGAGGAGCCGGTTTACCTCCACGTTCACGACGGGGAGGTCGAGATCAGGGACGCGAAGCATCTCTGGGGGAAGGGCAACTACGAGGTTGCCGGGGAGCTGTGGAAAGAATATCCTAAGGCGAGCATAGCCTCGATAGGCCCCGCCGGGGAGAGGCTGAGCAGGATAGCCAACGTCATCTACGACACGGAGAGGGCCAGCGGCAGGGGCGGTCTCGGCGCCGTTCTCGGGAGCAAGAAGGTCAAAGCTGTTGTCGTCGAGCCGGGTGAAAAACCCGGGGTTGCGGAGCCGGAGGAGTTCCAGAGGCTCTGGCAGGAGTTCTACGACCACTTCGCTACCGATCCAAAGTACGAGCACAGCAGGAACTACGGCACGAGCGATGGCCTGAGGAGCTCAGCTTCCCTCGGAATGAGCCCGGCCTACAACTTCTCGAGGCCCCACATACCGGACGAGCTTGCGAGCAAACTGGCTGGAGACGAGGTCAAGAAGTACGAGGTTGAGCCGGAGTGGTTCGTCCACGGCAAGAGCTGTCCGATAAAGTGCGCCCGTTACGTCGAGGTGGAATACAGGGGAAGAAAAATCCGCGTCAAGCCTGAATACGAAAGCATAGCCATGCTTGGAGCAGCAACCGGAGTGTTCAACTTCCCGGCGGTGGCCTACTTCAACTGGCTGGTGAACGACCTCGGGCTTGACAGCATAGCCACCGGCAACACAATCGGCTGGCTCTTTGAGATGGTCGAGCGCGGTCTCGTCGGGGAGGAGGAGATAGGGTTCCCCGTTAAGGGGTGGGGCAACGAGGAGGCCGAGGAGAGGCTCATAAGGCTGATGGCCGAGAGGAAGGGCATCGGCGCGGTTCTGGCGGACGGTGTGAAGAGGGCCTGCGAACGCTTGGGCAGGGGCTGTGAACTGGCTGTCCACGTCAAGGGCATGGAAAGCCCCGCCTGGGATCCGCGCGGAAGGAGAACCTACGCTTTAAGCTACGCCACGGCCGACGTCGGAGCGAGCCACCTCCGTGGCTGGCCGAGGCCCCACCAGCTTCCGAACCAGGGGCCTGCGAAGGAACTGGTGCCTTCGCTCATCGAGGCGAGGGACGAGAGCTACATCACCGACATGCTCGGAACCTGCAAGTTCGTGTCATACAGGATGGAAGATCTGGCCAAGTTCTACTCCCTCGCGACGGGCGAGGAGTGGACAGTGGAGGAGCTTAGAAAAAGGGCCTGGGCGGTTGAGAGCATCGCGCGGATACACGACGCCCTCGACTGGGTCACGCCGCCGCTCGACGACGTAATTCCGCCGCGTTGGTGGGAGCCGGAGCCGGACGGGCCGGCGGAGGGCAACAAAGCTTTCATGGACTACAACGACTTCCTAGAGGCGAGGAGGGAGTTCTACAGGCTCAGGGGCTGGCACGAGGAGCTTGGAGTTCCCCTGCCGGAGACGATGGAGAAGCTCGGTTACGGAGAGCTCAGGGGAGATGCGGAGAGGGCGCTGGAGGTTGTAAAGAGGAGAATGGGGCTTTGACACCCCCCAATCCTTTTAATCTTTAAGCATCTCAAGAACAGTCTTCTCATCTGGGATCGTGGCGTAGTGATAAGTCTCAGCCGGCATTACTCGGGTTTCTTCTCCCACCCGGTAGATGATGAGCGGCCTGATTACATACAGGTCGCCCAGCTCTGTTGTGTTCGCGATGGTTACCGTGAGATTGACTGTCTTTCCCGCGGGAATCTCCTTGGGTTCAAAATTGGAAATCTGGAGGCCAAGGATATCAAACGTCACGTTTAATATCTCAACGGACTCATTGAACGGATTTAAGAGGCTATACATGAGGGTTGGAACCGAGGGCTCTGGGCCAACGGAACCACCTATGTAGGATTTTATCTTCAGGCTTTTTCCTTCCATGGGCTCCAAGATGTTGAACTCGACCCTTCCCAACGGCACTCGCTTGGTGAAGTTGTCCTGCTGGATTTCCAGATATGCGTTCCTCATGACACAGCGGCCGGGCTTCTTGAGGGTTAGCCGAACGCTTACAACCATCTCCTTTATCTCCGAGTCAGCGTACCCAACATCTCCGGTGAGAGTCACTCCATCCGCGTCGAGACAGGGGGGAAGCCCTCCAACTCCAATTGTGGCACTGAAATCTGTGTCTCCAACCTTTATCCAGTAAACGTTCAGGCTGATGGTTTCGTTCAAGTATCCAGCGACGTATCCGGTGATGTTGGATATGAAGAGCTCTCCCCTCGGGAGTTCCTGGGATTCGTGAGCGTTTGTGGTGTAGTAGTATATAAATAACACAGCCAAAAGCGTCACAACTATCACAATGACGGCATTTTTACCCCTCATTGTACACTACATCCCTTTTTATTATCTGGGAAACAAGAGCGTTTCCATCGTAAGGCATATACGGTAGCAGTCTCCCCTGCATAAGGTTTGGCCTCGATGTCAATCCTCAACAGTCTGAAAAGGACTGCCAACAGAGGCTTCCATTGCATATATTTTGCCCCCAGCGAGTTCCCATGACAAATTTGAACATTTTGCTATATAAATTTTTTTCCTTTTGATATAAATAAATTTTCTTTCTTTTTTGGTGTGAATTTATTCAAAATAGTTTCACGATGGAAGCGAACCAAAAGAAAGGAGAGCAATTGTTGAAGTGTGAGGGTACCAACGCCATGTTGTACTCCTTCAACCAACCCGAACAATCGCCGGAACAACGCACGTTCCATCGACATCTCTTGCGGTCCAGCTCCCGTTGTACGCGCTTTTCACGACTGAATTACAGTCAGAGACTTTCCCGCCGTGCTCCATAAAGAAGTGAATATAGCTCTCCCTCACGCTTTCGTTCGCCAGAATTAGTCTCACACTTCCGTTTTCTAAATCAACGGATACCAAATAAGTTTCGTTCGAGCGGTTTACCAGACCTTCCGCCTTCACCACCGTGCAGTTTGGACATTCGCCCCTTACCCAGAGGGTGGTGTATAGTGGAGCAATCTCCACGTGGATTCCATACTCTTCCTCCAGCAGTCCCTGAATCTGAAAGTACGCGGAGAGAATCGGAGAAACCCTCTCCGGTTCGGAATCTCCTCTTGAATGAAGCGCCCAGAGGAGAGACAGTGCCATCATCAGGATGAGCATGAACGAGAGGAACTTTCTCACGTTTATCACATTACTATCTCAAGCTAAAAAGTTAAAAATTTTTCGACGGCGTAAAAAATCACCCCTTCAAAAACGCCTCCACGAGGTTCCTCGTCTCGTTGAATGCCTCCAGCGGAATCCCCTTGGGCAGGCCACCTATTTCCCCCTTCACGTCCTTGAGGACGCCTTCACCAGCGCCGAGGAACATGCCCTCGCTCACTATTCCGCGGAAGTTGGCCGGCGGGAGCAGAGCGACGGCCACGCGGTTGCCCTCCTTGACGGTCAGGTCGTTCGTAACAACGGTAATGGCTCTGTCGCCGATGTTCACGTTGGTGACGAGAAGCCTGTCGGCGTTCGGGTGCTTGCCGACGCTCATGACCTCACCTACCTTGATGTCCACCGCTATGACTGGGTCGTTTATCTTCCCGAGGGCGAGGCGCTTGTCAAGGCCGAGGATGGTGTTCAGGAAGAAGCGGACCTTTGCAACCTGCTCCTCGACCTTCTCGCGCTCGCTCTTGTCTGCCAGGCTGATGAACTTGTGGTGCCAGTCCTCCCCGCCAAGGGCCTCGATTATACCACTGGCCTTCTCCTTCAGTGCCTTCATCTGCGGTGTTTCAATCAGCTCCTTCGGCTCCACGTAGCTGTACCTCATCGCCTGTATCTCCGGAATCATCTCCTTCGCCAGCTGAATCGCTCCCTTCTTGTTCCACTTCCCCTTGAACTTCGCGTGTTCCACCGTCTTCAGGAACAGCTCCACCGATTTCTCCGCCACCAGTAAGCGGTAATCCTTGCTCGTGTCCCACATAGCTCTCACCCTCCAGTGCCTCTAAAACGCGGTTCTTAACGCTTTCGTCCCTTATTCCCTCGGCTATCGAGCGTGCCCTGGCTTTGTCACCCCAGCGGGCGTATGCCAAAGCCACCTCACCGAGAAGTTCCGACGCGATTTTATCGTCCTTGATAACGCCCGCCAGAATCAGCGGCTCCTCCAGGAAGCCTATGCGCAGGAAGCGCCTTGCTATTCCCCCCAGCTCCCTGTCGGTCGGCCTGAACTTGCCCACAAAGATTATCTCGAGGGCGTCGTCAAAGACCCTCCTGCCGAGCCGGGGCTGCTCGTGCAGGTAGAGCCAGTAGGCCAGCTCAAGCATTGCTATGGCCCTCCCCTCCAGGGGGAGGAAGCGCATCATGGAGATGGCCAGCTCGACTTCTCCCCTTTCAAGCAGTTCCTCCACCGCTGCCTTGCCCCTCTTGAGAACGTCTTTGATGAGCTCCATTTTGTCTTCCATGTACTTCGCCTGAAGTTTGAAGAATATAGAGGCGTAAACGTCTCTGGCCAGTTCGTAGAACTCCAGTGCAATCTCGTTGGGTATCTCATCGGCGCTCTTCTCAATTAGCCGGCCGACCTTTATGAGCGATGAAGTGGCCGCTGATGACAGTCCCCGAGAAGCCTGGAGCAGCTCAACGGCTTCCCTGAACAGCTCCAGTCCGTCCCTGTAACGGTCGGAAAGGACGAGGTTCCTCGCTATTCCCGCCAGAACCTCTCCCCGGACCCTCGGCGAGTCTATGCTCCTCGCCAGCACTACGGCGTTTTCAAAGTATGCCTCCGCATCCCTGTCCCGGTCGAGTGTGTACAGGGCCCTGCCAAGGATGGAGTAAGCCAAAGCCTTCTCAGGTGTTCCGGCTACCGATTCAAGCGTCTCCAGCATGTGGCTCAAAACCTCGTCCCGCGGAAAGGCCGTCAGGACTTCAGTCAGGGCTATCAGGCGTTTTATCCGATCCTCAATATCCAGCGCGTTCCTCAATGCGTTCTTATAGTCTCCCTTTGACAGGTAAAGCTCCACGGCCTCCACGAGAACCACCAGCCGGTGAAAATAGGGGACGAAAGTAAAAAAGGCTATCGCTAACCCTTGACCTTTCTGTCCCAGTTCTCAAGCATTGTGTCGAGTGCCAGAAGGCTGTTGAGCCTTAGGCGAACCTTCCGGTTTTCCCAGTCTATAGAGCCCTTGAACTCGTTGAGCAGTGCAAACACCTTCTCCGCTTCTCTCGCCGGCAGATTTTCCCCGTAGAACTCCTCGCCACAGTGGGGACACTTGAAGACAAAGGACTCGAAGGTCGCCATGAACCGTTCACGGTCTTTGAAAAGCCCCTCGGCGTCCTCAAGCGACAACATCTGCTCGATCAGCTCCCCCCAGTCAAGGGCCGTTCCGCAGAGCGGACACTTCGCCATCAGTCCACCTCCCTCAAAAACCTCTCTATCTCCTTCAGGATTAGTTTGATTCCTTCGTCAAGGTTCCCCTTTCCGTTCGCCCCGGCGGCACCGGCGTGCCCCCCGCCCGAGCCATCTATGACCGGTCCGACCTTCTCCATGATTTTACCGAGGTGGAGGCCCTTCTTGACGAGACTCTCCTTTGCCCTCGCCGAAATCCTCACTCCCTTCTTCTCGCTCCCCACAACCGCTATATCGGCCCCGAGCTGGAGGAAGACCTTGCAGGCGAGCGACTCGTAGGCAGAAACCTTCGAGACGGCAATGATGTACCTCCTGAACTTCCTTATCTCCATTCTCTGGCAGGCCTTTAAGACCGCCATGCGCTTTGCCTGGTCGATGTTCTCGTCGCTGGCAGGGGCTACAAGCTGGAAAACCTCGCCCATCTGAACCGGAAAGCGCTCCAGCATCTCGCTTACCGCTTTGAAGGTCCTCGCGTTGGCGAAGCGGAAGTTGGCGGTGTCGGTGACTATTCCCGCCAGGAGGGCTTTAACGGCGGTCTCGTCGTAGAAGCCGAAGTATTTGAACAGCTCCCAGACTATCTCGGCGGTTGAGGTGCGTGATGAATCAACGACCGCTATGTCAGCTCTAATCGGTCTCTCCTTCTCGATGTGGTGGTCGATGAGAACGACGAACTTCCCGCGAGGAATTTCAATGGGTTCGAGCTGTTCGAGGGAGGAGGTGTCGAAGATTACAACAACATCTTCTTTAACCGCCGGGTCCTTTTCAAGGGGAACGGGTGAGAGGGCTAAAAGCCGCTTGGCGTAGGAGGAGACGCTCTGGGCGACGCCTATCCTCACATTCTCAACGCCAAGGGATTTCAGGTAGAGGGCGAAGGCTATCGCCGAGCCGAGGGAGTCGGGGTCGGCGTTGTGATGGCAGAGAAGCAGGAAGGATTTGCCCCCTGAGCGCTCAAGGAAGCGTTTAAGCTTCAGTTTTCCCTTCATTGGCAATCTCCCTCAGCTTCCTCTCAACTGCCTCGTAGGCCTTCTCAACGGCCTCCTCTATCAGCCCATCGACGTCCACCCTGACGAAGACCGGAACCTCCAGGTAAACCTCCATCTCAAGGTCAAGCGTTTCTTCGCGGTTTAGCCTCATCGTCACCTCGATGTCCTTCACGTCGCTCCGGTTGAGGGTGTCGAAGACGTGCTTTATCACAGTTTCCTGGGCGATCTCGCCTATCTCCATCAGCTGCTCCTCGCTCAGCTCCGGCAGACCAATGTGGACGACCCTTCTTCCGCTGCTTCCCTCGTCCATCGCTCTCACCCCGAAGGAAAAGAGAAGAGGTCAGCCTGCGGTGGGCCTGAGGGCGGACTGTATCTGGGCGGTAAGTTCCTTGAGCTTCTCGTTGAGCTTCTTCTCCTGCCTCTCGAGGGCGTTGAGCCTGACTTCCAGCGTCTCGACCTTCTCCTTCAGCTCCTCGACGGCCTTGCCCTTCTTGGTCCTGACGATGAGCGTTCCGACGGTCTTGTATATGGTAGCTCCGTCATCCACCTTCTCAAGCTCCTCGAGGGCCTTCTTTGCCTCGGTGAGCTCGAGCTGGACTTTCTGCTTCTGCTGAATGACGAGCTGGAGCTGCTGCTGGTAGCTCTCAAGCTGACCGAGCATGGCCTGAACCTGGGGCGGAATGTTCTGCATTAACAACACCTCCGTAATCGCGATGCCGGGTTAGAATAAGGGGCTGGCTTTAAATAGTTTCGGCTAAACTTCCAGGGAATCCATGGCTACCTTTATCCACCGGAGGTAGGAGTTCAGAGTTCCGCGCAGGGCGGAGTTGTCCCTGGCGAGAAAGCGGATTACTATCCTGTTCCCCTCTCGGAGGAACTCTATCCTGCTCCTCCTGTAGGGCACGCTCTCGTGCTCGTAGAGGACGCTCTCATGAACTATTCTCGCGGTTTCCTCATCGGGAAAGGCGAGCTCTATCACTCCTTCGATGGGCCAGTTTTCCTCTTCAGCCATGACGCCTCCTTGTAGTCCCATCTCCGCCCGTCCTCCATTATCCATATCTTGACGCTTATGAGCGGGCCGACGGCCTTCTCCCTGCTGACGTCCAGGCGGTAGAAGTTCACCGCCATCCCGCGCGGGTGCCTCTCGATGACGCTCAGGACATCGGTGTTGTACCTGTCGGCTATGCCGAGGAGCGAGCGCTCCTTCCTCGGGACGAACACTCCCCCGGTGAGTTCTGCAAAAACCTGGGCGAAGGCAACGTGGTCGAGACCGACGCGCTTGGCGGTGGTCACCACGAGGGGCATCTCCTCCCGTATCGGCCTCACGTCCCTGAAACCGATCTCGCGCTGGAGCTTTATGCCGTGGAGGTATAGGTAGCCGAGGTAGCCCCAGTCCTCGGGATCGACCTTGATGAAGGTCATCTTGAGCGGGTTGCCCTTCCAGACGTTGATTATCAGGAGCCTCTCGTAGTTCCTGTCGTAGGCCTCCATTAGGAGATCCTGGATTGTTTTCTTGCCCCTCGTCAGGTAGAGGGAGTTGGGGAACACCTTCTCCAGGTCGTGCCCGAAGCTCCTCGTCCTTCTGGTGGGTCTGTGGGAAGTCGTTATCAGCATCATGGCCCTCACTCAAAATTCGTTTAAGCGATAAAAGGTTTTCCAAACGAAAGAATCAGATCGCCTTTACGCGCCTGGCCACCCTCGGCCTGGGCTTGTAGAGTATCTTGCTGCCGCAGTAGGGGCAGCGGACTTCCCTGGTGTTTTCGAGGTCGAGCTCGACCTCCCTTCCGCACTTTGCGCAGCGGTAAACGGCCATCACCATGTTTATCACCCTAAAACCAGGTAAAGGAAAGGAATCAGGCCTTGGAGGCCGTGACACGCTTGGCAACCTTTCCCGCCGGAGTGGTCGGCAGGTAGGCACCGCCGGCGAAGGTGGCGCCGCACTTCTGGCACTGCCATATGCCAGTGCTTATCCTCCTGACAGCCTTCCTTCCGCAGACCGGGCAGACGTGCTTCTGCTTCATCTTGGCCTCAACGGCCGCGACCCTTCTTCTAATCTTGAGACCGTACCTGGGACCGTATCTTCCGGCCGAACCAACCTTAGTAGTCCTTCCCATGAGCATCACCCCTAATTATCAACCGATTTTCACGACTGGAGAGTGTTTCCGGAGACGTTTTATAAACCTTTGCCTGGAAACTTTGCGGAGCAAAGTTTCATCAAAATGTGTGATTCCTCTTTGAGGCTCCTTTAAAAAGGAATTTCAGCACCCAATTTAGCCCTTAGAAAGAGGATTTACGGTACCGAGCTTTTCCCATACGGGTTCCACTTAAACCGCGCTCCTACGGAGCGCTAAAAAACTTGAACCCGTCCAAAAAGCGCTTCTCTAAGAGAATCCACGTCTCAAAAATAACTCCCGGAGAAATCCCCCAAGATACGCCCTTCCAAAAGGAATCATGAATCTTGATCAAACTCAACGGGACTATCGTCCCGTGCGTTGAAGCAGAGCTTCAACGTTGCGCAGGAGAACAAGCTTTAGGAAAGCTTGACCAAAGGAGTGCCCTTCTTACCAACAGACAAAAAATCAATCGTGCACTCCCGGATTAGCGTTAGATGGGGATTCCTACGGATGCCGTTTGTGTAGTGAAACCCTCATAAGAGAGCAAGTCGAAAAGAAACTCCCTACAATTGCTGAATTTCTGAAAAACGCACCCACTTTTCTGCCAGCGCTCTTTGGGAAGCGAAGCTTCCCGTGGTGTTGAGGCTTTGCCTCAACATGCGCAAGCAAGGACTGTGAGGGGGGCATTTGAGCTGTCGCCCCCCTGGGGGTCCCGACGTCATCGCAACCCAATACTCGTCGGGCACTGTATTGTAGTCACAGGTAATAAAAGACTTTTTCGGCCTAAAGCTAATAAACGTTGATGGGAACTGAACCGTGGTGATAAAATGAATCGCCTGTGGGGTTCGGTGCTTCCTCTGGTTTACGTCTTTCTATTCGCTGGCCTCATGAGACAGTACGAAGTGCAGTTCACCCCTGTTGTTTACTGGGCCTTCATTGGAGGAATAGTGTTCTCCTCTGCCCTTGGCATATACCTCGACGGAAGAATTCCCGGAAGGAGCGTCCTTGTTTTCGGGCTGTTCACACTTATCTGGCTTATCCTCGGCCTGAAATACCGGCCCGAGGGCAATTCATACGTTTTCGCCGGCATTCTCATAACATTCGTCCTGTCAATCGTTATGCAGAAAATTGGCAAGTAAAAGAACGCCAAAGCCTTATAACCCTCTTCTCAACTCAAAGTTGGGTGCAGACCATGGCGGGAACGATAAGCAAGATAATCCACTTCCGCGATGAGGAGGAGTTTCTTGATGATATGACCGAGATAATGGAGCGCTTCTCCTATCTGGCGAGCAAATACGGTCACAATCCCGTTGAAGGTGTTCTCCTGTGGGACTATATCGGCATTCAGGACGAAGAAGGCGTGAAGATTTTCCGGGTGGGCGAGTTTCCCTACTTTGAGGGAACGTTAAAGCTTGACCTCGAAACGCTCCGCGTCATGGAGCGCTACTTCGACGAGATGGAAAGCAAATGGGACGAGCTCACCGTCGAGGAGATAAACTACTTCGTCGAGATGCTCAACGAGGCCCTCGGCGAGCAGCGCGTTTACTACGACGCCTACTCGCTCGGCTTGGACAGAAACACGGCCTACGTAATCCTCAACCTCGTCTCGCTCAACTACCTCGAGAGCGTTCTCGACGGAGGGGACAGGGAGATATTTGAGGAGGCCGTTGAACTGCTGATGAGGTACCTCTAAGCGCTCAATTGCTTAACTGCATAATTAAATAAATGCAGAATTGTGCAGTTACATGGGGGTGATCGCTTGCTCTTCAAGAAGAGGGGAACCTTCACCGAGGAGGACGCCAGGAAGGTCATTGAGTTCGTGAGCGAGAGGCCCGACGAGAGGGAGATAATAGTTATGGCGGAGAGGATCACCGACGAGGCGAAGAGAAGATTGTGGGATTACGCGAGGGCCGTCAAGCTGATGGCTGACCTGACGGGGGAGGAGCGCGAGGTTAGGGTGGAGATACTCGAGGGCTACGTGAGCGAGAAGGTTAAGGGCATCGACGTGGAGGGGCTGTGAAAAGATGAAGCTGATAATGGCCGAGGTCTTCAACAGCTGGCAGGGTGAAGGGGGGAGCGTTGAAGGCTCAGCATTCGGCAGGAGGCAGATTTTCGTAAGGTTCGCCGGCTGCGACCTTAACTGCCTCTGGTGCGACTCCCGGGAGTACATCAACGCCTCCCGCGTTTTCCGCTGGCGCTCCGAGGTTGAACCCTTCACGGGGAAGTTCGAGTACAGGCCGAACCCTGCTCGGCTGGATGAGGTCGTTGAAGCGATACTCCGCCTCGATACCGGCGATATACACTCGATAAGCTACACGGGGGGGGAGCCGACGCTTCAGGTGAAACCGCTTAAGGCCCTCATGGGGGAGATGAAGAGCCTAGGCTTCGACAACTTTCTGGAGACGCACGGCGGTCTGCCGGAGCTGGTCAAGGAGGTTGCTAGCGTTACGGATTACGCGAGCGTGGACATAAAGGACGAGACGGCCAAAGCAACCGAAGACTGGCGCTCGCTGGTTCTCCGCGAGGTCGAGAGCGTAAGGATTCTGAAGGAAGCCGGGGCCAAGGTTTACGCCAAGCTCGTCGTTACTTCCGAGACGAAGCCCGGGAACGTCCGCTGGTACGCGGAGCTGCTGAAGGGCCTGGCCCCCCTCGTAATCCAGCCGAGGGAGCCAATAGAGATAAGTCAGGAAAAGCTGATGAACCTTTACCGCGAGGCGGCCCTGGTCATGGGGAGAAAGAACGTCGGGCTGAGCTTTCAGGTGCACAAATACCTCAACGTCCTCTGAGGTGGGAGCGTGAGGGGCGAGGTACTCATCGTGCTCTCCTTCTTCCTCGTGGCCCTCTCGGCGTATTTCCAGAATTCGGGCGGCGGATTATCCCTCGCGCTTCTCCTGGTGGCGTTCTTCGTGCTCCTCGCGGGGATTCGAGAGCTTAACCGTTCAAGGCCGTCGAAGCGCACTGGAGACGCCCACCTGATCCTCGGCATTCTCCTGCCAATCCTGCTGTTCCTGACCTATGGAAACCCGCTCTACCTCCTGGCCGGGGCTTTCCTGATACCGGCCTTCTTCTGGAAGTCCGAGAAGGCGGTTTTGCTGCTCGTTCCCGCGGGCCTGCTGATGGGCTGGCTGGCACTGGGGGAGAACTCTTTCGTTGCAAGGTTCGTCGGTGCCTTCCTGCTCGCCGTATCCATCGTGGTCGGAACCGCCTCCCTGTACTTCTGGCTCAGATACAGGTGAGTTTTTAAGCTCCCGCCGAAACGGTCCATGGCGATGATGACATTGGCCTTTGGGGTGAACGATGCCCGGGATCGACGGCCTGAGCCTCCGTCAAATTTTTAAATCTCTCTCTTTTAGTAACCCCTGGAAAGATTAAGGGGGTGGTGTCATGCCGGTGATAGAGGAAGTGGCTCCCAGGAGCTTCGAGAGGGTCGGCATGCACTCCCACATAAGGGGCCTCGGTCTCGACGAGAACGGAAAGGCGAAGTTCATGGCCGACGGAATGGTCGGGCAGGTCAAGGCGAGGGAAGCCGCTGGGATAGCGGTCGAGCTCATCAAGCGCGGCAAGCTCGCCGGCAAGGGAATCCTCCTCGTTGGTCCGACCGGGAGCGGTAAGACGGCAATAGCCATGGGCATAGCGAGGGAGCTCGGCGAGGACGTGCCCTTCGTCCAGATAGCGGGGAGCGAGATATACTCGGCCGAGGTCAAGAAGACCGAGTTCCTGAAGGAGGCCCTCAGGAGGGCGATTGGAGTTAGAATCAGCGAGGAGAGGAAGGTCTACGAGGGCGAAGTCAGGGAGATTAAAATCAACAGGACGAGACACCCCTTCAACCCCTACGTCGAAATCCCCGAGAGCGTCATCATAACCCTCCGCACGAAGGACGACGAGAAGACGATTAGGGCCGGCAGGGAGATAGCCTATCAGCTCATGGAGATGGGCGTCGAGGAGGGCGACGTTATACAGATAGACGCCGAGACGGGCAGGATTTCGAAGATAGGCACCACGAAGGAGGAAGAGGGGCTGTTCTTCAAGCGCAAGGTGAACCTTCCGAGCGGGCCGGTGCTCAAGATAAAGGAGTTCACCTACACCGTTACCCTCCACGACCTCGACGTTGCCAACGCCCGCGGCAACATCTTCGGCCTGCTCTTCAGCACGGGCATGGAGATAAGCGACGAGATAAGGCAGCGCGTTGACGAGACCGTCAAGGGGTGGATAGAGGAGGGGAAGGCGACGCTCGTGCCTGGAGTGCTCTTCATAGACGAGTGCCACATGCTCGACATCGAGGCCTTCTCCTTCCTCGCGAGGGCGATGGAGAGCGAGCTGGCGCCGATTCTTATCCTCGCCACCAACAGGGGAAGGACGAAGATAAGGGGCACAGACATAGAGGCGCCGCACGGAATACCGATTGACATGCTCGACAGGCTTCTCATAATCAACACCGAGCCCTACAAGAAGGAGGAGATCAGGGAGATAGTGAAGATCCGCGCGAGGGAGGAGAAGATAGAGGTGAGCGAGGAGGCCATCGAGTACCTCGCGGAGCTCGGCGAGAAGACCAGCCTCCGCTACGCCGTCCAGCTCCTCGCCCCGGCGAGCGTCCTAGCGGGGGGCGGAAGGGTAGAAAGGGAGCACATCGAAAAGGCCAAGGACTACTTCGCCGACCTCAGGAGGAGCATGGAGTTCGTGGAGAAGCTGGAGGGCATGCTCAGCTGATTTTCCTCTTTCCACTCGTTTTTGGAGTAATACTTTTAAGTCTTGACACCTTAACACTTCCGGTGGGATAATGCGGGGAGGAGTTTTAACGGTCGTGGCCCTTCTGCTCGTCGGTGTCCTGCTCGTTGGGTGGACCCACATCGACGGCGGTTTTC
Proteins encoded:
- a CDS encoding RuvB-like helicase is translated as MPVIEEVAPRSFERVGMHSHIRGLGLDENGKAKFMADGMVGQVKAREAAGIAVELIKRGKLAGKGILLVGPTGSGKTAIAMGIARELGEDVPFVQIAGSEIYSAEVKKTEFLKEALRRAIGVRISEERKVYEGEVREIKINRTRHPFNPYVEIPESVIITLRTKDDEKTIRAGREIAYQLMEMGVEEGDVIQIDAETGRISKIGTTKEEEGLFFKRKVNLPSGPVLKIKEFTYTVTLHDLDVANARGNIFGLLFSTGMEISDEIRQRVDETVKGWIEEGKATLVPGVLFIDECHMLDIEAFSFLARAMESELAPILILATNRGRTKIRGTDIEAPHGIPIDMLDRLLIINTEPYKKEEIREIVKIRAREEKIEVSEEAIEYLAELGEKTSLRYAVQLLAPASVLAGGGRVEREHIEKAKDYFADLRRSMEFVEKLEGMLS